A stretch of the Streptomyces sp. NBC_00078 genome encodes the following:
- a CDS encoding SIS domain-containing protein: MTHVEDELSSQPECWIRAASEAARHGGALPVPGERVAIVGCGTSYFMAQAVAVLREGAGQGETDAFAASEFPHGRSYDRVVALTRSGTTTEVLHLLGQLKGSTRTTAITADPDTPVMAAADDLVVLDFADERSVVQTRFATTALTLLRAHLGLHTDAVVDDGRTALATPLPEGLVDCTQFTFLGRGWTVGLANEAGLKMREASLAWTETYPAMEYRHGPISITTRGTAVWMLGEAPEGLPEQVRATGGLWVADGLDPLAGLVRAQRLAVAVAAARGLDPDRPRHLTRSVILAP; the protein is encoded by the coding sequence ATGACGCATGTCGAGGACGAGCTGAGCAGCCAGCCCGAGTGCTGGATACGGGCCGCGTCGGAGGCGGCCCGGCACGGCGGGGCGCTGCCGGTGCCGGGTGAGCGGGTCGCGATCGTCGGGTGCGGCACCTCGTACTTCATGGCACAGGCGGTCGCCGTGCTGCGCGAGGGCGCCGGACAGGGCGAGACGGACGCCTTCGCCGCCTCCGAGTTCCCCCACGGCCGCTCCTACGACCGTGTCGTGGCCCTCACCCGCTCCGGCACCACCACCGAAGTCCTCCACCTGCTCGGCCAGTTGAAGGGAAGCACACGGACGACCGCGATCACCGCCGATCCGGACACGCCGGTCATGGCCGCCGCCGACGACCTCGTCGTGCTCGACTTCGCCGATGAACGGTCCGTCGTGCAGACGCGCTTCGCGACCACCGCGCTGACCCTGCTGCGCGCCCATCTCGGCCTCCATACCGATGCCGTCGTCGACGACGGCCGCACCGCCCTGGCGACCCCGTTGCCCGAAGGACTCGTCGACTGCACGCAGTTCACCTTCCTGGGCCGGGGCTGGACGGTCGGCCTGGCCAACGAGGCCGGGCTGAAGATGCGCGAAGCCTCCCTCGCCTGGACCGAGACCTACCCGGCGATGGAGTACCGGCACGGCCCCATCAGCATCACCACCCGCGGCACGGCGGTCTGGATGCTCGGCGAAGCCCCCGAGGGCCTGCCCGAACAGGTGCGTGCCACCGGCGGGTTGTGGGTGGCCGACGGACTCGACCCGCTCGCCGGACTGGTCCGCGCCCAGCGCCTCGCGGTCGCCGTCGCCGCGGCCCGCGGCCTCGACCCGGACCGGCCCCGCCACCTCACCCGCTCGGTGATCCTCGCCCCCTGA